A single Triticum dicoccoides isolate Atlit2015 ecotype Zavitan chromosome 2A, WEW_v2.0, whole genome shotgun sequence DNA region contains:
- the LOC119354402 gene encoding NADH dehydrogenase [ubiquinone] flavoprotein 1, mitochondrial: protein MALRWALLRSAEISPGRKAALEYLHSLSKAQPTSSISCAGLHPAGRSFSTQAATTSSTPQPPPPPPPPEKTHFGDLKDEDRIFTNLYGLHDPFLKGAMKRGDWYRTKDLVIKGADWIVNEMKKSGLRGRGGAGFPSGLKWSFMPKVSDGRPSYLVVNADESEPGTCKDREIMRHDPHKLLEGCLIAGVGMRASAAYIYIRGEYVNERLNLEKARQEAYASGLLGKNACGSGYDFDVHIHFGAGAYICGEETALLESLEGKQGKPRLKPPFPANAGLYGCPTTVTNVETVAVSPTILRRGPEWFASFGRKNNSGTKLYCISGHVNKPCTVEEEMSIPLKELIEKHCGGVRGGWDNLLAVIPGGSSVPLLPKHICDDVLMDYDALKAVQSGLGTAAVMVMDKSTDVVDAIARLSYFYKHESCGQCTPCREGTGWLWMIMERLKVGNAKLEEIDMLQEVTKQIEGHTICALGDAAAWPVQGLIRHFRPELERRIRDRADSELLMAASA, encoded by the exons ATGGCGCTGCGGTGGGCGCTGCTCAGATCGGCGGAGATCTCTCCCGGTCGCAAG GCTGCACTTGAGTACTTGCATTCTCTATCAAAGGCACAGCCTACTAGTTCTATCTCATGTGCCGGCCTGCATCCTGCTGGCAGATCATTCAGCACCCAGGCTGCTACTACATCAAGCACACCACAGCCTCCACCACCACCCCCACCTCCAGAGAAGACTCACTTTGGTGATCTTAAAGATGAAGATCGTATTTTCACCAACCTCTATGGTCTTCATGACCCTTTTCTGAAAGGTGCAATGAAGAGAGGTGATTGGTATAGAACCAAGGATTTAGTGATTAAAGGGGCAGATTGGATAGTGAATGAAATGAAGAAATCAGGTCTACGAGGGCGTGGAGGTGCAGGTTTTCCGTCTGGCCTCAAATGGTCTTTCATGCCCAAAGTGTCTGATGGACGTCCTTCTTATCTTGTTGTTAATGCTGATGAGAGTGAACCAGGAACTTGTAAAGACAGGGAAATCATGCGCCATGACCCCCACAAGCTTCTGGAAGGTTGCCTGATTGCTGGAGTTGGAATGAGGGCATCAGCTGCTTACATCTACATTCGAGGTGAATATGTGAATGAGCGTCTGAACCTTGAGAAAGCTCGGCAGGAAGCATATGCATCAGGACTTCTTGGTAAGAACGCTTGCGGGTCAGGCTATGATTTTGATGTACATATACATTTTGGTGCTGGTGCCTACATTTGTGGTGAAGAGACTGCCCTACTGGAGAGCCTTGAAGGCAAGCAGGGTAAACCAAGgctgaaaccacctttccctgccaATGCTGGGCTGTATGGCTGCCCCACAACTGTCACAAATGTTGAAACTGTTGCTGTGTCTCCAACAATTCTTAGGCGTGGCCCAGAATGGTTTGCGAGTTTTGGACGCAAGAATAACTCGGGAACAAAACTTTACTGCATCTCAGGTCATGTGAACAAACCTTGTACCGTTGAGGAGGAAATGAGTATACCTCTGAAGGAATTGATCGAGAAGCACTGCGGAGGTGTGAGAGGAGGATGGGACAACCTGCTTGCAGTTATCCCTGGCGGTTCATCTGTTCCTTTGTTGCCAAAGCACATATGTGATGACGTGTTGATGGACTATGATGCACTAAAGGCTGTACAGTCCGGATTAGGCACTGCAGCAGTTATGGTGATGGACAAATCCACAGATGTAGTTGATGCGATTGCTAGACTGTCATACTTCTATAAGCATGAGAGCTGTGGGCAGTGCACGCCTTGCCGTGAGGGTACAGGATGGCTCTGGATGATCATGGAGAGGCTCAAAGTGGGCAATGCAAAGCTAGAAGAGATCGATATGCTTCAGGAGGTGACGAAGCAGATTGAAGGCCACACAATCTGCGCCCTCGGGGATGCTGCAGCATGGCCTGTGCAGGGTCTTATCAGGCACTTCAGGCCTGAGCTGGAAAGGAGGATCCGCGATCGAGCTGATAGCGAGCTGCTGATGGCAGCTTCTGCATGA